The Sulfurovum riftiae DNA segment ATACGGCAGTTGTTACGGCGGAATGTGATATGGTATCGCAGGTCTATCCTCTGTTGGATGCACGTGACAAAATGCTCGAACTACTGCAAGACCAGTACTACATAGAAAAAGTCCCCGGCATTACGACCTATATGTTCGATCTCAAGGCAAAGGACAAACTGACGGGAGAAGAGATACTGATACGCTGGGATGGTGAGATGAAGGTCTCTCTCGATACCTTCAGAGACCTGGGCGGTGCATTCATCGCAGCACTGATACTGATGTTCCTGCTGATGGTCGTCTACTATAAGTCATTTGCCCTCAGCGGTATTGTACTGGCAGGGAGTTTCCTTTCGATCATAGGTGTAATAGTCGGGCACTGGGTGACGGACAAGATTTCCCTCTTTCTTACCGATACTAACTTTTTCCTGACGGCGACCTCGCTTATCGGCTTTATTTCTCTTATGGGGATCTCCGCACGCGGTTCCCTGCTGCTGATTGACTTCTCCAAATCATTGATGGAAGAGGGACATGAGAAGAGACGTGCCATTGCGATCGCAACGGCGACAAGAGCCAAACCAATCCTGATGACCGCAGTTGCGATTATACTGGGTTCTCTGCTGCTTTCTACAGACCCCATCTTCGGAGGACTGGGGATCGCTCTTATTTTTGGAAGTATCGCGGCGACTCTGGTGGCGCTTTTCTTCATTCCCGTACTGATGGACAATGCCAAAGCGATGGATCCTCATACAGGTAAAGAGTGTGGAGAAGGTGAAGCATATGATGAGGAGGAACACCTCTGCGTGCTGACCGACAATCTGAAGACGATCCTCTTTCCGGAAAAAGGCAGGAAGGATTGCGACGAGGAGAAATAGGGTGCCAAAGCAGCTTTAAAACTGCTCTTTATTTTGAATCGGCGAAGTGCTTTTCGTAGACAGCAGGGTCATACTCTAGCTCTATTTTGGCATACATTCCCGGATAGATCTTCTCGCTGTCTTTTTTGAATTTGATGCGTATGGTAAAGGTATGTGTCATGGGATTGGCACTCGGCACGATGGATTTGATGCGTCCTCTTCCCTTGTATCTGATGGAAGGGATCTTGAATTTGACGAAATCACCCTCGTTGATCTTGAGAAGGTCGCTCTCCGAGACCTGTGCTTCTATCTCGAGATGATCGAGATCGACAAGGACCATGACGGGAAAACCGGGCATGACCATATCGCCGACATGAAGGTTCTTCTGAACGATGATCCCGTTGCTGGGTGCTTTGACCTCCAGATAGTGAGAGATAATGCTGACCTCTTTGGCCTTCTGTGAAGCACTTTTGACGATCGCCTGCATCGCTTTGAGCATGGACTGGGTATGCTCTGCAGTGATGGAAAGGTTCTCGTTCATGTCTTCAAAGTTGAAGCTGCTGTTCTTGTTTCTGGTAAGCAGGGCTTTGTTTCGACGTATCTCATCGAGTTTGCTGCGGTAGACATCGGTCAGGATCTCCGCCTGTTCAAGGGCAAGGTTCGCCTGTTCCTTGAGAATATCGAATTCGGCAGAGTCCATGATGAATAGGTCATCTTCCCGTTTGACCCTGTCTCCGATGTTCACAAAGACTTCTTTTACATACCCCATATAGCGTGCACCGATATATTTCTGGTTGTCAGAAACGATCGTACCTGTGATATTGATGGTATTGGCAAACAGTCCTGTGGCAGGGAGGGAAAAGAGAAGCAGAGCAGTCAGTAAAGATTTTTTCATAATACACCTTTATTTATTAAATTGTTTTAATGAAATAAGTTATATTTATATTTTACACTAAGCGACTTAAGAACGAAAGAGGGAAGCGTAAAGTTTGAAGCTATTTGGAGAAAGTGGGAAGAAATGAAAAGTGTTTGTATCGGAGCCGAGTCCGATACAAATATTTTAGAACTTGTATGTAAGCTGGAATGAGAGAGAGTTTTCACTGTGATCTGTTGTGACAGAATCAAGTCCCATTTGAAGTGCACTTACATCAAATGTTTCTGTGTTTTCTGCAGCATAGACATATGCCAGGTCAAGTGAAAATTGCTCGTTGAAAGCGTAGGTTCCACCAATAGTGTAATGCTGTTCTTCCGTAGCGGGGAAACCGAGAAGGTTGAACATGTTGATTGCAGGATTCAATGTTTCTACTACAGCACTGGAAGCATAGTTGTAACCAGCTCTCAAAGCCCAGTTGTCCTGTGCATATTCATAACCGAATGCATAAACATTTTGATCTTCCCATCCAAAATCTTTGTAGCCTTTGGCACTGGACCATCTGATCTTTTTATAATCAAAAGCAAAAGTATGTTGATCCATAGTATAGGCGATACCTACACCAATTTCATCAGGTTGCTCCAAGTGGTCACCATCCGGAAGTACGATTCCGAATGGTGCGGTTGCCGTACTAAGCTGGTTGGTGTATTCCATATCGATCTTTGATTTATAAACAGCACCCAACACAAGACCGTTTGAGAAGTCATAGGTGGCACCTGCTGAGAAACCAAAAGCAAAATCCTGGGAAAGCCCGGCACCTACTGACATAAAGTTAGGAGGAGTAGTAGGGCCCGTTGGTACAGGAAGTACATAATTGATGTCAAGATTACCATATTGCAGTATAGGTGCTATAGCAATACTGAAACCGTTTGCTTTATATGCCAAAGGCACAGCAAACTGCATAAGCTGGAGATTTGTTACCATATCGAAGTTATTGAATTGACCGGTCGTCATCAAAGTATCTTTTACACTTCCATTTTGACTATAGTCAGTACCCATACCCGCAGTACCCCACATACCGATACCTATATAAAAGTTTTCAGTTACTTTATGTGCAAGAGACACTTCCGGGATCATATTGAGGTCCGCATCAGATGTCATTTTCCCCTGAGGAGCCATCATTCCTCCGGCAACTGCCTGGGGATTTGCATTTAGCTGTGTTTTGATATCCGGCATGAATACCGTACCACCAAAAGAGATCTCTGTGGATTCAACTGCTGTTATAAGAGCAGGGTTGTTCAATGTTGATTCTGCACCATGACTCATGGCGATACCGACACCACCCATACCACGTGCCTTGGCACCTACGGAGATGAGGTGGTCTCCGTTCGTAGCGTGTAGAAGAGTTGAAGTCACAAGTGACAAAGCAATACCGGTTCCGAGTAAATTGAGTTTACCTTTTTTCATCATTTTCCTTGAAGTGTTTATTTGATTTGGAATAGTATAGTTGAATAATATATTAATGTCAATAATATCTATAGATTTTATTTTATTATAATATATGAGTATAATACTTATTATAATGCTAAATAAAAAGTGTAGTAATATAGGCTAATGAAAAGAATATTATAGGTAAATGATAAGTTATGTGTGGAAAGAGAGAATAGAGGGTGCCTGGATGTGCACCGCTCAAATATAAAGAGAGATGCTTAGCTTTTGCTCAGCACAAAGGCTTCCATTTCCGCTACGACTTCATCAAGTGTTCTCTCACCGTTGATAATGGTAAGAAGTCCTTTGTCCGTATAGAAACGCTGGATCGCACCCAACGGATCGGTATAGATCTTCATTCTGTCGTTGAATACCTCTTCACTGTCGTCACTTCTCTCTTCGCCCGGAGCTGCTTCTGCCCTGCGTCCGAGGATCCTCTCTCTGGCAACTGCTTCACTTACCCTCACTTCAATGACAGAGACAAGTTCAATATCGTCTTCTTTGTTCACAAGTTCGTCAAATGCCGTCATCTGTTCTTCGCTTCTTGGGTATCCGTCGATAAGAATGGTGTCAACCGGAGCATTTTTGATGGCAGATACGATCGTGTCGATGATGATGTTCAATGGAACCAAAGCACCTTTTGAAATGTAGCTCTCAATCGTCTTTCCAAGCTCTGAACCGCTTGCAACTTCTTCTCTGAGCATGTCACCTGTCGAGTAGTGAACGATCTTGTCAGCATGCTTTTCAGCAATGATACTTGCATCTGTTGTTTTTCCGGAACCCGGTGCCCCGATGATCAAAAATAGTTTTTTCATGTTATTTTCCTTTACAAATTGTAGGGTCGGTTTACCGACCATTATATTATGAAACCCAAGAGTGGTCGGTAAACCGACCCTACGGTAGTTACGCTGTCGGTGCCTGCTGTCTGATCCTGATGCTCAGTTCTTTGAGCTGCTCATTGTCCACTACACTTGGTGCCTGTGTGAGGAGGCACTGTGCCTTTTGCGTTTTAGGGAAGGCAATGACATCCCTGATGCTGCTGGCACCTGTCATGATCATGATCATTCTGTCAAGGCCCAGGGCGAAACCACCGTGCGGCGGTGCACCGAACTTGAGTGCATCAAGGAGGAAACCGAATTTCTCCTGTGCTTCCTCTTCAGAGATACCGAGAAGCTTGAAGACCTCTTCCTGTACCTCTTCTTTGTGGATACGGATGGAACCTCCACCAAGCTCCGTACCGTTGAGTACCACGTCATAGGCGATGGATTCGATCTCTTCAATGTCCTCATAATCGAGTGATTTAGGTTGTGTGAACGGATGGTGGAGTGCTTTGACCTTTCCGTCTTCCACTTCGAACATCGGGAAGTCCATGACCCAGAGGAACTCGAAACGGTCTTGAGGGATGATATCCATGGTCTCGGCAAGGTAGATACGGAAACGTCCCATGTAGTCCCAGACCAGTTTTTTCTCACCCGCACCGAAGAAGACGGCATCGCCCACTTCCAGTTCACATCTATCGATGATCGCCTGGATGTCCTCGTCCGTGAAGAATTTTGTCAGTGGACCTTTCAGACCATCTTCTTTCATCTGGAAGTAACCCAGTCCCTGTGCACCGAACTTGCGTACATAGTCCTCGAACCCTTTCATCTGGCGCTTGGAGAAGATCTCGTCGCCTTTGGGTACCCTAAGTGCTTTGATACGGTTCTTCTTTGGCATTTTTGCGATACCGGAGAAGATCTCATTGTCACATCTTTCAAAAATGTCGATGACATCTACCATGGCAAGGTCGTAACGCATGTCCGGTTTGTCGGAACCATACTTTTCCATCGCTTCCATGTGTGTCATACGGTTGAATTTCGTAGGGACGTCAAAACCGCACTTGATGAAGACATCGGAGATGAGTTTCTCTGCAACGGAAATGACATCTTCCTGGTCACAGAAACTCATTTCGACGTCTATCTGGGTGAATTCCGGCTGTCTGTCCGCTCTGAGGTCTTCATCTCTGAAACATTTGGCGATCTGGAAGTATCGGTCGAAACCGCCTACCATCAGAAGCTGTTT contains these protein-coding regions:
- a CDS encoding efflux RND transporter periplasmic adaptor subunit, producing the protein MKKSLLTALLLFSLPATGLFANTINITGTIVSDNQKYIGARYMGYVKEVFVNIGDRVKREDDLFIMDSAEFDILKEQANLALEQAEILTDVYRSKLDEIRRNKALLTRNKNSSFNFEDMNENLSITAEHTQSMLKAMQAIVKSASQKAKEVSIISHYLEVKAPSNGIIVQKNLHVGDMVMPGFPVMVLVDLDHLEIEAQVSESDLLKINEGDFVKFKIPSIRYKGRGRIKSIVPSANPMTHTFTIRIKFKKDSEKIYPGMYAKIELEYDPAVYEKHFADSK
- a CDS encoding OmpP1/FadL family transporter: MKKGKLNLLGTGIALSLVTSTLLHATNGDHLISVGAKARGMGGVGIAMSHGAESTLNNPALITAVESTEISFGGTVFMPDIKTQLNANPQAVAGGMMAPQGKMTSDADLNMIPEVSLAHKVTENFYIGIGMWGTAGMGTDYSQNGSVKDTLMTTGQFNNFDMVTNLQLMQFAVPLAYKANGFSIAIAPILQYGNLDINYVLPVPTGPTTPPNFMSVGAGLSQDFAFGFSAGATYDFSNGLVLGAVYKSKIDMEYTNQLSTATAPFGIVLPDGDHLEQPDEIGVGIAYTMDQHTFAFDYKKIRWSSAKGYKDFGWEDQNVYAFGYEYAQDNWALRAGYNYASSAVVETLNPAINMFNLLGFPATEEQHYTIGGTYAFNEQFSLDLAYVYAAENTETFDVSALQMGLDSVTTDHSENSLSFQLTYKF
- a CDS encoding adenylate kinase, with protein sequence MKKLFLIIGAPGSGKTTDASIIAEKHADKIVHYSTGDMLREEVASGSELGKTIESYISKGALVPLNIIIDTIVSAIKNAPVDTILIDGYPRSEEQMTAFDELVNKEDDIELVSVIEVRVSEAVARERILGRRAEAAPGEERSDDSEEVFNDRMKIYTDPLGAIQRFYTDKGLLTIINGERTLDEVVAEMEAFVLSKS
- the aspS gene encoding aspartate--tRNA ligase, producing MRTHYCAEINEEQIGETVTVAGWVASRRDHGGVIFIDLRDKDEVVQLVCDPADNVDAHKVADEVRDQFVLIATGKIRARGEGLENPNLKTGKVEMVVDSLVIENRSKPMPFELNDEKVNEEIKLKYRYLELRTQKAYDIFKLRSKATIATRNALDELGFLEVETPILTKSTPEGARDYLVPSRVHGGEFYALPQSPQLFKQLLMVGGFDRYFQIAKCFRDEDLRADRQPEFTQIDVEMSFCDQEDVISVAEKLISDVFIKCGFDVPTKFNRMTHMEAMEKYGSDKPDMRYDLAMVDVIDIFERCDNEIFSGIAKMPKKNRIKALRVPKGDEIFSKRQMKGFEDYVRKFGAQGLGYFQMKEDGLKGPLTKFFTDEDIQAIIDRCELEVGDAVFFGAGEKKLVWDYMGRFRIYLAETMDIIPQDRFEFLWVMDFPMFEVEDGKVKALHHPFTQPKSLDYEDIEEIESIAYDVVLNGTELGGGSIRIHKEEVQEEVFKLLGISEEEAQEKFGFLLDALKFGAPPHGGFALGLDRMIMIMTGASSIRDVIAFPKTQKAQCLLTQAPSVVDNEQLKELSIRIRQQAPTA